A DNA window from Parus major isolate Abel chromosome 9, Parus_major1.1, whole genome shotgun sequence contains the following coding sequences:
- the EIF4G1 gene encoding eukaryotic translation initiation factor 4 gamma 1 isoform X5 — protein MAECPAGAYYPAQGVQQFSAGVPAAQVIVSQQPPIPPKRERKTIRIRDPNQGGKDITEEIMSGARTSSTPTPPQAGSGLEPQANGETPHVAVIVRPDDRPKPALVVSKPVSLEPSKSASPSPPPPLIPEVEPVVLSPVTLVPMEPPVDTDTKAEQGEAPPDPQKTLSAITTVPGAAELPLVPAPNMDTVAAEEEEEEEEEVAIPLPEPTPQEPVPPEVPPVPVVPSMPAVPLVPAAPSPPPVVPQAPEAPAKPASPSPPPPREEPCPKPTAEANGVLEEMPETVPEAPVCQPVPVSEPEPVPSLDSPIAQPEELPLPNGVEGTSKVEPSEEQPESDVSPISEPEEPAQPGTPASPPAEEEEEESEGPGETQERSLSPAPAPSQISEATAQVAMSVPKKKRRMKELNKKEAVGDLLDAFKESQTGDSASEAENKPPVSAPASEAEDVAPARPQEESEETWEEKEDKLAPEKGKAAGQKYGYKEEQWKPLNPEEKKRYDREFLLGFQFIFASMQKPEGLPQITDVVLDKPCVPSQANKTPLRAIDPIRLSGMNCSPDFTPSFANLGRPVMGNRGLPSGLGPRRSQQSQRKEPRKIIATVSLNEDVKLNKAEKAWKPSSKRASEEEDPENIKTQELLRRVRSILNKLTPQMFQQLMKQVMELSIDTEERLKGVIDLVFEKAISEPNFSVAYANMCRCLMGLKVPTTDKPTVTVNFRKLLLNRCQKEFEKDKDDDEIFEKRQKEMDDASAPEEKARMKDELEEARDKARRRSLGNIKFIGELFKLKMLTEAIMHDCVVKLLKNHDEESLECLCRLLTTIGKDLDFEKAKPRMDQYFNQMEKIIKEKKTSSRIRFMLQDVIDLRRSSWVPRRGDQGPKTIDQIHKEAEMEEHREHIKVQQLMSKDKRRGPPGPSSGGRSSLVADDGWNTVPISKGNRPIDTSRLTKITKPGSIDSNNQLFAPGGRLSWGKGSSGGSGAKPTDSASDSGRPATSTLNRFSALQQSMPAESPESRRVVQRSSSSRDRSEKAGDRGDRESRSEKGSDRLERPDRGERADRNRSALTKRSFSKETEDRSREREKQGGPEAVRKAASMTEERDRSRETIKQEPTPPATSTKPVLSEEELEKKSKAIIEEYLHINDMKEALQCVQELGSPSSLYIFVQNGIESTLERSTISREHMGALLCQLVKAGTLSKEQYYKGLREILEIAEDMEIDIPHIWLYLAELITPILQEEGIPMEELFREITKPLVPIGKATTLLVEVLGLLCKGMGQKTAGKLWRDGGLSWKEFLPEDQDVNKFVTEQKLEYTMGDSSDMPSRKELTSEELCKQIDKLLKENPNNQRIYDWIEANLSEQQVSSNTFIRALMTSVCHLAIVFENPYRVDAMVIRNQAKLLQKYLRDEQKELQALYALQALVVKLDQPPNLLRMFFDALYDEDVIKEEAFYKWESSKDPAEQQGKGVALKSVTAFFTWLREAEDESDNN, from the exons ATGGCCGAGTGTCCAG CGGGTGCATATTACCCAGCACAGGGGGTGCAGCAGTTCTCAGCAGgggtccctgctgcccaggtCATTGTGAGCCAGCAACCACCGATCCCCCCAAAACGAGAACGCAAGACG ATCCGAATACGAGACCCCAACCAAGGCGGCAAAGACataacagaagaaattatgtCTGGAGCAAGGACCTCATCCACCCCCACCCCTCCACAG gCTGGAAGCGGTTTGGAGCCCCAGGCCAATGGAGAGACCCCCCATGTAGCAGTTATTGTCCGGCCTG ATGACCGCCCGAAGCCTGCGCTGGTGGTGAGCAAGCCCGTCTCCCTGGAGCCCAGCAAATCGGCATCCCCGTCGCCTCCCCCTCCCCTGATCCCTGAGGTGGAGCCCGTGGTGCTCTCACCTGTGACGCTGGTGCCAATGGAGCCTCCCGTGGACACGGACACAAAAGCGGAGCAGGGCGAGGCGCCACCTGACCCGCAAAAGACGTTAAGCGCCATCACTACAGTGCCAGGGGCTGCGGAGTTGCCCCTTGTGCCCGCGCCCAACATGGACACGGTGGCtgcggaggaggaggaggaagaggaagaggaggttGCTATTCCCCTCCCGGAGCCCACCCCACAGGAGCCTGTTCCCCCAGAGGTGCCGCCGGTGCCCGTTGTTCCCTCGATGCCAGCCGTGCCCCTGGTGCCGGCTGCGCCATCGCCGCCACCTGTTGTACCACAGGCCCCTGAAGCGCCCGCCAAacctgcctcccccagccccccacCGCCCCGGGAAGAGCCCTGCCCCAAGCCCACTGCTGAGGCCAATGGGGTTTTGGAGGAGATGCCTGAGACGGTCCCTGAGGCACCTGTGTGCCAGCCAGTGCCGGTCTCTGAGCCGGagcctgtgcccagcctggACTCCCCCATTGCCCAGCCTGAAGAGCTGCCCCTACCCAATGGGGTGGAGGGCACCAGCAAAGTGGAGCCAAGTGAGGAGCAGCCTGAGTCGGATGTCAGCCCCATCTCAGAGCCTGaagagccagcccagcctggcaccccTGCCTCCCcacctgcagaggaggaggaggaggagagtgaAGGCCCTGGTGAGACCCAGGAGCGAAGCTtgagcccagcccctgccccctCGCAGATCTCGGAGGCGACCGCGCAAG tCGCCATGTCGGTGCCAAAGAAGAAACGAAGGATGAAGGAGCTGAACAAGAAGGAGGCAGTAGGTGATTTGCTGGATGCCTTTAAAGAG TCTCAGACTGGTGATAGTGCCTCGGAGGCGGAGAACAAGCCCCCTGTATCTGCCCCTGCCAGTGAAGCAGAGGATGTGGCTCCTGCCCGTCCACAGGAAGAGTCAGAAGAGACgtgggaggagaaggaagacaAGTTGGCCCCAGAGAAGGGCAAGGCTGCTGGCCAGAAGTACGGCTACAAGGAAG AGCAATGGAAGCCACTGAACCCTGAGGAGAAGAAGCGATACGACCGGGAGTTCCTGCTGGGCTTCCAGTTCATCTTTGCCAGCATGCAGAAACCTGAGGGGCTGCCACAGATTACAGATGTGGTGCTGGACAAG CCGTGTGTACCTTCACAGGCCAACAAGACCCCACTGCGGGCAATCGACCCCATCCGCCTCAGTGGCATGAACTGCAGCCCTGACTTCACCCCCTCCTTCGCCAACCTTGGCCGGCCTGTCATGGGCAACCGGGGCCTG CCTTCAGGGTTGGGTCCCCGCcgctcccagcagagccagaggaaGGAGCCCCGCAAAATCATTGCTACTGTGTCCCTCAATGAGGATGTCAAGCTGAACAAGGCCGAGAAGGCCTGGAAACCCAGCAGCAAACGTGCTTCCGAGGAGGAGGATCCTGAGAATATCAAGACACAG GAACTGCTCCGCCGTGTCCGCAGCATCCTCAACAAGCTGACGCCCCAGATGTTCCAGCAACTAATGAAGCAGGTGATGGAGTTGTCCATCGACACGGAGGAGCGGCTCAAGGGTGTCATCGACCTCGTCTTCGAGAAGGCCATCTCGGAGCCAAACTTCTCTGTTGCCTATGCTAACATGTGCCGTTGCCTTATGGGG cttaAAGTGCCCACAACAGACAAGCCCACAGTGACTGTGAACTTCCGCAAGCTGCTGCTTAACCGCTGCCAGAAGGAGTTTGAGAAGGACAAGGATGATGATGAGATCTTTGAGAAACGGCAGAAGGAGATGGATGATGCCAGTGCT CCTGAGGAGAAGGCGCGTATGAAAGATGAGCTGGAGGAGGCGCGGGACAAGGCCCGACGACGATCCCTGGGCAACATCAAGTTCATTGGAGAGCTCTTCAAACTCAAGATGTTGACAGAGGCCATTATGCATGACTGTGTGGTGAAGCTGCTCAAAAACCATGATGAGGAGTCTCTTGAGTGCCTTTGCCGCCTGCTTACGACTATCGGCAAGGACTTGGACTTCGAGAAAGCCAAG CCCAGGATGGACCAGTACTTCAATCAGATGGAAAAGAtcatcaaagagaaaaagacatcATCACGAATCCGTTTCATGCTGCAGGATGTGATTGACCTAAGACGG aGTAGCTGGGTGCCGCGGCGAGGAGACCAGGGCCCCAAAACCATCGATCAGATCCACAAGGAAGCAGAGATGGAGGAGCATCGGGAACACATCAAAGTGCAGCAGCTCATGTCAAAGGACAAGAGGAGAGGACCCCCTGGGCCATCCTCCGGTG GACGCAGTAGCCTGGTTGCAGATGATGGCTGGAACACAGTGCCCATCAGCAAGGGCAACCGGCCCATCGACACCAGCCGGCTAACGAAGATCACCAAG cctggatCCATCGACTCCAATAACCAGCTCTTTGCACCGGGTGGGCGGCTGAGCTGGGGCAAAGGCAGCAGCGGAGGGTCTGGCGCGAAGCCCACAGATTCAG CATCTGATTCAGGGCGACCAGCCACAAGCACCTTGAACCGCTTCTCAGCGCTCCAGCAGTCAATGCCTGCCGAGAGCCCAGAGTCCCGCCGTGTGGTGCAGAG gagcagctccagccgTGACAGGTCAGAGAAGGCTGGAGACAGAGGGGACCGGGAGTCACgttcagagaagggcagtgaCCGTCTAGAGCGTCCTGACCGGGGGGAGAGAGCAGACAGGAACAGGTCTGCCCTCACCAAGAGGAGCTTCAGCAAAGAGACAGAGGACAGGAGCCGAGAACGGGAGAAGCAGGGAGGCCCCGAGGCCGTGCGCAAGGCTGCGAGCATGACGGAGGAACGGGACCGGAGCCGAGAGACCA TTAAACAAGAGCCAACCCCTCCTGCAACATCCACCAAGCCTGTACTGTCAGAAGAGGAACTGGAGAAGAAATCCAAGGCGATCATAGAGGAGTACCTTCACATCAATGACATGAAG gaggccctgcagtgtgtgcaggagctgggcagcccCTCCTCGCTCTACATCTTTGTGCAAAATGGCATCGAGTCCACGCTGGAGAGGAGCACCATCTCCCGTGAGCACATgggagccctgctctgccagctggtGAAGGCAGGCACGCTCTCCAAGGAGCAGTATTACAAagg GCTGCGGGAGATCTTGGAGATTGCGGAGGACATGGAGATTGACATCCCACACATCTGGCTGTACTTGGCTGAGCTCATCACCCCCATCCTGCAAGAGGAAGGCATCCCCATGGAGGAGCTGTTCAG GGAGATCACAAAGCCCCTGGTGCCCATTGGGAAAGCCACCACACTGCTGGTTGAGGTGCTGGGCTTGTTGTGCAAGGGCATG GGCCAGAAGacagcaggaaagctgtggcGGGATGGAggcctgagctggaaggaattcctgcctgagGACCAGGATGTCAACAAATTTGTCACAGAGCAG AAATTGGAGTACACAATGGGGGACAGCTCAGACATGCCAAGCCGAAAGGAGCTGACCTCTGAGGAGCTGTGCAAGCAAATAGACAAACTGCTGAAGGAGAACCCGAACAACCAAAGAATATATGACTGGATTGAG GCCAACCTGAGTGAGCAGCAGGTCTCGTCCAACACGTTTATCAGGGCCCTGATGACGTCTGTGTGCCACTTGGCCATTGTCT TTGAGAACCCGTACCGCGTGGATGCCATGGTCATCCGCAACCAAGCCAAGCTGCTCCAGAAATACCTGCGCGATGAGCAGAAGGAGCTCCAGGCACTCTATGCTCTGCAAGCCTTGGTGGTGAAGTTGGACCAGCCTCCCA ACCTGCTGCGGATGTTCTTTGATGCCCTCTACGATGAGGACGTCATCAAGGAGGAGGCTTTCTACAAGTGGGAGTCCAGCAAGGACCCAGCCGAGCAGCAGGGCAAAGGGGTGGCTCTCAAATCGGTGACAGCCTTTTTCACCTGGCTCCGGGAAGCTGAGGATGAGTCGGACAACAACTGA
- the EIF4G1 gene encoding eukaryotic translation initiation factor 4 gamma 1 isoform X1 — protein MNKAPQPTGGAPTAPHPAPSPGLPQPTFPPGQTAPVVFNPAPTSQMNTPSQPRQFPAGPRAIHQQGGFRSLQHFYQNRAQPPASASRVQSNTTARPGPPAHVYPAASQVMMIPSQISYTPSQGAYYIPGQGRSTYVVPTQQYPVQPGAPSFYPGASPTEFGTYAGAYYPAQGVQQFSAGVPAAQVIVSQQPPIPPKRERKTIRIRDPNQGGKDITEEIMSGARTSSTPTPPQAGSGLEPQANGETPHVAVIVRPDDRPKPALVVSKPVSLEPSKSASPSPPPPLIPEVEPVVLSPVTLVPMEPPVDTDTKAEQGEAPPDPQKTLSAITTVPGAAELPLVPAPNMDTVAAEEEEEEEEEVAIPLPEPTPQEPVPPEVPPVPVVPSMPAVPLVPAAPSPPPVVPQAPEAPAKPASPSPPPPREEPCPKPTAEANGVLEEMPETVPEAPVCQPVPVSEPEPVPSLDSPIAQPEELPLPNGVEGTSKVEPSEEQPESDVSPISEPEEPAQPGTPASPPAEEEEEESEGPGETQERSLSPAPAPSQISEATAQVAMSVPKKKRRMKELNKKEAVGDLLDAFKESQTGDSASEAENKPPVSAPASEAEDVAPARPQEESEETWEEKEDKLAPEKGKAAGQKYGYKEEQWKPLNPEEKKRYDREFLLGFQFIFASMQKPEGLPQITDVVLDKPCVPSQANKTPLRAIDPIRLSGMNCSPDFTPSFANLGRPVMGNRGLPSGLGPRRSQQSQRKEPRKIIATVSLNEDVKLNKAEKAWKPSSKRASEEEDPENIKTQELLRRVRSILNKLTPQMFQQLMKQVMELSIDTEERLKGVIDLVFEKAISEPNFSVAYANMCRCLMGLKVPTTDKPTVTVNFRKLLLNRCQKEFEKDKDDDEIFEKRQKEMDDASAPEEKARMKDELEEARDKARRRSLGNIKFIGELFKLKMLTEAIMHDCVVKLLKNHDEESLECLCRLLTTIGKDLDFEKAKPRMDQYFNQMEKIIKEKKTSSRIRFMLQDVIDLRRSSWVPRRGDQGPKTIDQIHKEAEMEEHREHIKVQQLMSKDKRRGPPGPSSGGRSSLVADDGWNTVPISKGNRPIDTSRLTKITKPGSIDSNNQLFAPGGRLSWGKGSSGGSGAKPTDSASDSGRPATSTLNRFSALQQSMPAESPESRRVVQRSSSSRDRSEKAGDRGDRESRSEKGSDRLERPDRGERADRNRSALTKRSFSKETEDRSREREKQGGPEAVRKAASMTEERDRSRETIKQEPTPPATSTKPVLSEEELEKKSKAIIEEYLHINDMKEALQCVQELGSPSSLYIFVQNGIESTLERSTISREHMGALLCQLVKAGTLSKEQYYKGLREILEIAEDMEIDIPHIWLYLAELITPILQEEGIPMEELFREITKPLVPIGKATTLLVEVLGLLCKGMGQKTAGKLWRDGGLSWKEFLPEDQDVNKFVTEQKLEYTMGDSSDMPSRKELTSEELCKQIDKLLKENPNNQRIYDWIEANLSEQQVSSNTFIRALMTSVCHLAIVFENPYRVDAMVIRNQAKLLQKYLRDEQKELQALYALQALVVKLDQPPNLLRMFFDALYDEDVIKEEAFYKWESSKDPAEQQGKGVALKSVTAFFTWLREAEDESDNN, from the exons ATGAACAAAGCTCCACAGCCCACAGGAGGAGCCCCGACTGCCCCGCACCCTGCCCCTTCTCCTGGACTGCCGCAG CCGACGTTCCCACCTGGTCAGACGGCACCTGTGGTTTTTAACCCGGCACCGACCTCACAAATGAATACGCCTTCTCAGCCGCGCCAG TTTCCAGCAGGGCCTCGGGCTATTCACCAGCAG GGAGGATTCAGGTCTCTTCAG CATTTCTACCAGAACAGGGCACAGCCTCCTGCCAGTGCATCCCGCGTGCAGAGTAACACGACGGCTCGGCCCGGCCCTCCTGCCCATGTGTatccagctgcttcccaggtGATGATGATACCCTCCCAGATATCCTACACACCTTCCCAAGGAGCCTATTACATTCCTGGACAG GGTCGCTCCACGTACGTTGTCCCGACCCAACAGTACCCGGTCCAACCTGGCGCCCCTAGTTTTTACCCTGGAGCCAGCCCCACAGAGTTCGGGACTTACG CGGGTGCATATTACCCAGCACAGGGGGTGCAGCAGTTCTCAGCAGgggtccctgctgcccaggtCATTGTGAGCCAGCAACCACCGATCCCCCCAAAACGAGAACGCAAGACG ATCCGAATACGAGACCCCAACCAAGGCGGCAAAGACataacagaagaaattatgtCTGGAGCAAGGACCTCATCCACCCCCACCCCTCCACAG gCTGGAAGCGGTTTGGAGCCCCAGGCCAATGGAGAGACCCCCCATGTAGCAGTTATTGTCCGGCCTG ATGACCGCCCGAAGCCTGCGCTGGTGGTGAGCAAGCCCGTCTCCCTGGAGCCCAGCAAATCGGCATCCCCGTCGCCTCCCCCTCCCCTGATCCCTGAGGTGGAGCCCGTGGTGCTCTCACCTGTGACGCTGGTGCCAATGGAGCCTCCCGTGGACACGGACACAAAAGCGGAGCAGGGCGAGGCGCCACCTGACCCGCAAAAGACGTTAAGCGCCATCACTACAGTGCCAGGGGCTGCGGAGTTGCCCCTTGTGCCCGCGCCCAACATGGACACGGTGGCtgcggaggaggaggaggaagaggaagaggaggttGCTATTCCCCTCCCGGAGCCCACCCCACAGGAGCCTGTTCCCCCAGAGGTGCCGCCGGTGCCCGTTGTTCCCTCGATGCCAGCCGTGCCCCTGGTGCCGGCTGCGCCATCGCCGCCACCTGTTGTACCACAGGCCCCTGAAGCGCCCGCCAAacctgcctcccccagccccccacCGCCCCGGGAAGAGCCCTGCCCCAAGCCCACTGCTGAGGCCAATGGGGTTTTGGAGGAGATGCCTGAGACGGTCCCTGAGGCACCTGTGTGCCAGCCAGTGCCGGTCTCTGAGCCGGagcctgtgcccagcctggACTCCCCCATTGCCCAGCCTGAAGAGCTGCCCCTACCCAATGGGGTGGAGGGCACCAGCAAAGTGGAGCCAAGTGAGGAGCAGCCTGAGTCGGATGTCAGCCCCATCTCAGAGCCTGaagagccagcccagcctggcaccccTGCCTCCCcacctgcagaggaggaggaggaggagagtgaAGGCCCTGGTGAGACCCAGGAGCGAAGCTtgagcccagcccctgccccctCGCAGATCTCGGAGGCGACCGCGCAAG tCGCCATGTCGGTGCCAAAGAAGAAACGAAGGATGAAGGAGCTGAACAAGAAGGAGGCAGTAGGTGATTTGCTGGATGCCTTTAAAGAG TCTCAGACTGGTGATAGTGCCTCGGAGGCGGAGAACAAGCCCCCTGTATCTGCCCCTGCCAGTGAAGCAGAGGATGTGGCTCCTGCCCGTCCACAGGAAGAGTCAGAAGAGACgtgggaggagaaggaagacaAGTTGGCCCCAGAGAAGGGCAAGGCTGCTGGCCAGAAGTACGGCTACAAGGAAG AGCAATGGAAGCCACTGAACCCTGAGGAGAAGAAGCGATACGACCGGGAGTTCCTGCTGGGCTTCCAGTTCATCTTTGCCAGCATGCAGAAACCTGAGGGGCTGCCACAGATTACAGATGTGGTGCTGGACAAG CCGTGTGTACCTTCACAGGCCAACAAGACCCCACTGCGGGCAATCGACCCCATCCGCCTCAGTGGCATGAACTGCAGCCCTGACTTCACCCCCTCCTTCGCCAACCTTGGCCGGCCTGTCATGGGCAACCGGGGCCTG CCTTCAGGGTTGGGTCCCCGCcgctcccagcagagccagaggaaGGAGCCCCGCAAAATCATTGCTACTGTGTCCCTCAATGAGGATGTCAAGCTGAACAAGGCCGAGAAGGCCTGGAAACCCAGCAGCAAACGTGCTTCCGAGGAGGAGGATCCTGAGAATATCAAGACACAG GAACTGCTCCGCCGTGTCCGCAGCATCCTCAACAAGCTGACGCCCCAGATGTTCCAGCAACTAATGAAGCAGGTGATGGAGTTGTCCATCGACACGGAGGAGCGGCTCAAGGGTGTCATCGACCTCGTCTTCGAGAAGGCCATCTCGGAGCCAAACTTCTCTGTTGCCTATGCTAACATGTGCCGTTGCCTTATGGGG cttaAAGTGCCCACAACAGACAAGCCCACAGTGACTGTGAACTTCCGCAAGCTGCTGCTTAACCGCTGCCAGAAGGAGTTTGAGAAGGACAAGGATGATGATGAGATCTTTGAGAAACGGCAGAAGGAGATGGATGATGCCAGTGCT CCTGAGGAGAAGGCGCGTATGAAAGATGAGCTGGAGGAGGCGCGGGACAAGGCCCGACGACGATCCCTGGGCAACATCAAGTTCATTGGAGAGCTCTTCAAACTCAAGATGTTGACAGAGGCCATTATGCATGACTGTGTGGTGAAGCTGCTCAAAAACCATGATGAGGAGTCTCTTGAGTGCCTTTGCCGCCTGCTTACGACTATCGGCAAGGACTTGGACTTCGAGAAAGCCAAG CCCAGGATGGACCAGTACTTCAATCAGATGGAAAAGAtcatcaaagagaaaaagacatcATCACGAATCCGTTTCATGCTGCAGGATGTGATTGACCTAAGACGG aGTAGCTGGGTGCCGCGGCGAGGAGACCAGGGCCCCAAAACCATCGATCAGATCCACAAGGAAGCAGAGATGGAGGAGCATCGGGAACACATCAAAGTGCAGCAGCTCATGTCAAAGGACAAGAGGAGAGGACCCCCTGGGCCATCCTCCGGTG GACGCAGTAGCCTGGTTGCAGATGATGGCTGGAACACAGTGCCCATCAGCAAGGGCAACCGGCCCATCGACACCAGCCGGCTAACGAAGATCACCAAG cctggatCCATCGACTCCAATAACCAGCTCTTTGCACCGGGTGGGCGGCTGAGCTGGGGCAAAGGCAGCAGCGGAGGGTCTGGCGCGAAGCCCACAGATTCAG CATCTGATTCAGGGCGACCAGCCACAAGCACCTTGAACCGCTTCTCAGCGCTCCAGCAGTCAATGCCTGCCGAGAGCCCAGAGTCCCGCCGTGTGGTGCAGAG gagcagctccagccgTGACAGGTCAGAGAAGGCTGGAGACAGAGGGGACCGGGAGTCACgttcagagaagggcagtgaCCGTCTAGAGCGTCCTGACCGGGGGGAGAGAGCAGACAGGAACAGGTCTGCCCTCACCAAGAGGAGCTTCAGCAAAGAGACAGAGGACAGGAGCCGAGAACGGGAGAAGCAGGGAGGCCCCGAGGCCGTGCGCAAGGCTGCGAGCATGACGGAGGAACGGGACCGGAGCCGAGAGACCA TTAAACAAGAGCCAACCCCTCCTGCAACATCCACCAAGCCTGTACTGTCAGAAGAGGAACTGGAGAAGAAATCCAAGGCGATCATAGAGGAGTACCTTCACATCAATGACATGAAG gaggccctgcagtgtgtgcaggagctgggcagcccCTCCTCGCTCTACATCTTTGTGCAAAATGGCATCGAGTCCACGCTGGAGAGGAGCACCATCTCCCGTGAGCACATgggagccctgctctgccagctggtGAAGGCAGGCACGCTCTCCAAGGAGCAGTATTACAAagg GCTGCGGGAGATCTTGGAGATTGCGGAGGACATGGAGATTGACATCCCACACATCTGGCTGTACTTGGCTGAGCTCATCACCCCCATCCTGCAAGAGGAAGGCATCCCCATGGAGGAGCTGTTCAG GGAGATCACAAAGCCCCTGGTGCCCATTGGGAAAGCCACCACACTGCTGGTTGAGGTGCTGGGCTTGTTGTGCAAGGGCATG GGCCAGAAGacagcaggaaagctgtggcGGGATGGAggcctgagctggaaggaattcctgcctgagGACCAGGATGTCAACAAATTTGTCACAGAGCAG AAATTGGAGTACACAATGGGGGACAGCTCAGACATGCCAAGCCGAAAGGAGCTGACCTCTGAGGAGCTGTGCAAGCAAATAGACAAACTGCTGAAGGAGAACCCGAACAACCAAAGAATATATGACTGGATTGAG GCCAACCTGAGTGAGCAGCAGGTCTCGTCCAACACGTTTATCAGGGCCCTGATGACGTCTGTGTGCCACTTGGCCATTGTCT TTGAGAACCCGTACCGCGTGGATGCCATGGTCATCCGCAACCAAGCCAAGCTGCTCCAGAAATACCTGCGCGATGAGCAGAAGGAGCTCCAGGCACTCTATGCTCTGCAAGCCTTGGTGGTGAAGTTGGACCAGCCTCCCA ACCTGCTGCGGATGTTCTTTGATGCCCTCTACGATGAGGACGTCATCAAGGAGGAGGCTTTCTACAAGTGGGAGTCCAGCAAGGACCCAGCCGAGCAGCAGGGCAAAGGGGTGGCTCTCAAATCGGTGACAGCCTTTTTCACCTGGCTCCGGGAAGCTGAGGATGAGTCGGACAACAACTGA